The Schistocerca piceifrons isolate TAMUIC-IGC-003096 chromosome 5, iqSchPice1.1, whole genome shotgun sequence genome has a segment encoding these proteins:
- the LOC124799194 gene encoding elastin-like, producing the protein MGNASLPHHITLWGKQYCGKRKTKQVVEGGVVTKRPEYVGRGGRGPEYVGTGIRAPEYAGTGVRAPEYAGTGVRAPENAGTRVMAPECVGRGVRAPECVGSGVRAPECVGSGVRAPECVGSGVRAPEYVGAGGRAPEHVGAGGRAPEHVGAGGRAPEHVGAGGRAPECVGSGVRAPECVGSGVRAPEYVGAGGRAPEHVGAGGRAPEHVGAGGRAPEHVGAGGRAPEHVGAGGRAPEYVGAGVRAPEGRAPEYVGAGGRAPEHVGAGGRAPEYVGAGGRAPEYVGAGGRAPEYVGAGGRAPEYVGAGGRAPLHFSYVQDYNVNHVEQ; encoded by the exons GAAAGCAGTACTGTGGGAAAAGAAAAACTAAGCAGGTGGTTGAGGGCGGCGTGGTGACCAAAAGGCCCGAATACGTGGGCAGAGGGGGACGGGGGCCCGAGTACGTGGGCACGGGGATAAGGGCGCCCGAGTACGCGGGCACAGGTGTAAGGGCGCCCGAGTACGCGGGCACAGGGGTAAGGGCGCCCGAGAATGCGGGAACAAGGGTAATGGCGCCCGAGTGCGTGGGCAGAGGGGTAAGGGCGCCCGAGTGCGTGGGCAGTGGGGTAAGGGCGCCCGAGTGCGTGGGCAGTGGGGTAAGGGCGCCCGAGTGCGTGGGCAGTGGGGTAAGGGCGCCCGAGTACGTGGGCGCAGGGGGAAGGGCGCCCGAGCACGTGGGCGCAGGGGGAAGGGCGCCCGAGCACGTGGGCGCAGGGGGAAGGGCGCCCGAGCACGTGGGCGCAGGGGGAAGGGCGCCCGAGTGCGTGGGCAGTGGGGTAAGGGCGCCCGAGTGCGTGGGCAGTGGGGTAAGGGCGCCCGAGTACGTGGGCGCAGGGGGAAGGGCGCCCGAGCACGTGGGCGCAGGGGGAAGGGCGCCCGAGCACGTGGGCGCAGGGGGAAGGGCGCCCGAGCACGTGGGCGCAGGGGGAAGGGCGCCCGAGCACGTGGGCGCAGGGGGAAGGGCGCCCGAGTACGTGGGCGCAGGGGTAAGGGCGCCCGA GGGGAGGGCGCCCGAGTACGTGGGCGCAGGGGGAAGGGCGCCCGAGCACGTGGGCGCAGGGGGAAGGGCGCCCGAGTACGTGGGCGCAGGGGGAAGGGCGCCCGAGTACGTGGGCGCAGGGGGAAGGGCGCCCGAGTACGTGGGCGCAGGGGGAAGGGCGCCCGAGTACGTGGGCGCAGGGGGAAGGGCGCCCTTACACTTTTCATACGTCCAAGACTACAATGTCAATCATGTTGAACAGTAA